The following proteins come from a genomic window of Flavobacterium eburneipallidum:
- a CDS encoding TlpA family protein disulfide reductase, whose product MKNLFLMVLLCLFSSTNYGQTKEYATFEADITNLNEPIYLMMKDKVVKKFVKNSDGVYKDTLKVVKGNYRLFDGKQYTLVSLDNNSDLKLKMDANNIDKTIVFSGVGSEMNNYIAQSAIAIKKIDIKGLFLLDEIALKKKIEEMEQSDKARIDKYIVDPQVNATMKKEIGVQYAKLEDVIKKNKETLASRNKERELKNAELNKMNGTLSPSFNYRNYKGIKTKLEDFKGKYVYIDLWATWCGPCIKEIPFLQTIEQKYHNKNIVFVSISIDKQTDFKKWETMVKEKNLGGVQLIADNDWNSEFAKSFGVTSIPRFILIDPSGKVVKAVAERPSNPQLIKELDVLLN is encoded by the coding sequence ATGAAGAATTTATTTTTAATGGTATTACTGTGTCTTTTTTCGAGTACAAATTATGGTCAAACTAAAGAATATGCCACTTTTGAAGCTGATATTACTAATTTGAATGAGCCTATTTATCTTATGATGAAAGATAAGGTCGTGAAAAAATTTGTAAAAAATAGTGATGGAGTTTACAAAGACACCTTGAAAGTGGTTAAAGGAAATTACAGATTATTCGATGGTAAGCAATATACTTTAGTTTCTCTTGATAATAATTCAGATTTAAAACTAAAAATGGATGCTAATAATATTGATAAAACTATTGTTTTTTCTGGTGTTGGCTCTGAAATGAATAATTATATTGCTCAATCTGCTATTGCAATTAAAAAAATCGATATTAAAGGATTGTTCTTATTAGACGAAATTGCTCTAAAGAAAAAGATAGAAGAGATGGAACAGTCTGATAAAGCAAGAATAGATAAATATATTGTGGATCCGCAAGTGAATGCTACAATGAAAAAAGAGATAGGTGTTCAATATGCTAAATTGGAGGATGTTATTAAGAAAAATAAAGAAACACTAGCTTCTAGAAATAAAGAGCGTGAGTTGAAAAATGCGGAATTAAATAAAATGAATGGAACGCTTTCTCCAAGTTTTAATTATCGCAATTACAAAGGGATAAAAACAAAGTTAGAGGATTTTAAAGGGAAATATGTTTATATTGATTTATGGGCAACTTGGTGTGGACCTTGCATTAAAGAAATTCCATTTTTGCAGACTATCGAGCAAAAATACCACAATAAGAATATTGTCTTTGTGAGTATTTCTATAGATAAACAAACGGATTTTAAGAAATGGGAAACAATGGTAAAAGAAAAAAATTTGGGAGGAGTTCAGTTGATTGCAGATAATGATTGGAATTCTGAATTTGCCAAAAGTTTTGGTGTGACTAGTATTCCCAGATTTATTTTGATTGATCCAAGTGGTAAAGTAGTTAAAGCTGTAGCAGAAAGGCCATCAAATCCCCAATTAATTAAAGAATTGGATGTGCTTTTGAATTAA
- a CDS encoding dipeptidase, protein METIKAYVQQHKDRFISELFELLKMPSVSADAAYHQDIINTADAIKVSLEKAGCDFVEICDTPGNPIVYGEKIIDSSLPTVLVYGHYDVQPADPIELWTSPPFEPVIKKTEIHPDGAIFARGSCDDKGQMFMHVKALEYMIQSNTLPCNVKFMIEGEEEIGSKSLSWFVEGNQEKLKCDVILISDTGMISNQQPSITTGLRGLSYVEVEVTGPNRDLHSGLYGGAVANPINVLAKMIATLHDENNRVTIPGFYDKVEELSLEERAEMAKAPFVLEDYKKALDLNDVYGEKGYVTNERNSIRPTLDVNGIWGGYIGEGAKTVIASQAFAKISMRLVPNQDWEEITELFTKHFLSIAPAGVKVKVKPHHGGQGYVTPTDSIGYKAANKAYTETFGVPAIPVRSGGSIPIVALFEKELKSKTILMGFGLDSDAIHSPNEHFGIFNYLKGIETIPLYYKYFVELSK, encoded by the coding sequence ATGGAAACTATAAAAGCCTACGTTCAACAGCATAAAGACCGTTTTATCAGCGAATTATTCGAACTCTTAAAAATGCCTTCTGTAAGCGCTGATGCCGCTTACCATCAAGACATTATCAATACCGCCGATGCTATAAAAGTGAGCCTAGAGAAAGCAGGTTGCGATTTTGTCGAAATTTGTGACACACCCGGAAACCCAATTGTGTATGGCGAAAAAATAATTGATTCCAGCTTACCAACTGTTTTGGTTTATGGACATTACGATGTACAACCCGCCGATCCAATCGAATTATGGACTTCTCCACCATTCGAACCGGTTATAAAAAAAACCGAAATTCATCCCGATGGTGCCATTTTTGCCAGAGGCTCCTGCGACGATAAAGGTCAAATGTTCATGCACGTCAAAGCATTGGAATATATGATTCAATCGAATACTTTGCCTTGTAATGTGAAATTTATGATTGAAGGCGAGGAAGAAATTGGTTCCAAAAGTTTGAGCTGGTTTGTAGAAGGCAATCAGGAAAAACTAAAATGTGATGTAATTTTAATTTCGGATACCGGAATGATTTCCAACCAACAACCTTCTATCACCACTGGATTGCGTGGTTTAAGTTATGTAGAAGTCGAAGTTACTGGACCCAATAGAGATTTACATTCTGGTTTGTATGGCGGTGCTGTTGCCAATCCTATCAACGTTTTAGCTAAAATGATTGCTACGCTTCACGACGAAAATAATCGAGTTACCATTCCCGGTTTTTACGACAAAGTTGAAGAATTATCTCTTGAAGAAAGAGCCGAAATGGCAAAAGCACCCTTCGTTTTAGAAGATTACAAAAAAGCTTTGGACTTAAATGATGTCTATGGCGAAAAAGGCTATGTAACCAACGAAAGAAACTCGATTCGCCCAACGCTTGACGTGAACGGAATTTGGGGTGGATACATCGGCGAAGGAGCTAAAACCGTTATTGCGAGTCAGGCTTTCGCCAAAATTTCGATGCGATTGGTTCCGAATCAGGATTGGGAAGAAATCACAGAATTATTTACCAAACACTTTTTAAGCATAGCTCCAGCTGGAGTGAAAGTAAAAGTAAAACCGCATCACGGCGGACAAGGCTATGTAACGCCAACGGACAGCATTGGTTACAAAGCCGCCAACAAAGCCTATACCGAAACCTTTGGAGTTCCAGCAATTCCGGTGCGTTCTGGCGGAAGTATTCCTATTGTTGCCTTATTCGAAAAAGAATTAAAAAGCAAAACCATTTTGATGGGATTTGGTTTAGACAGCGATGCAATTCATTCACCAAACGAACATTTCGGGATTTTTAATTACCTGAAAGGAATTGAAACGATTCCGTTGTATTATAAGTATTTTGTGGAACTATCGAAATAA
- a CDS encoding saccharopine dehydrogenase family protein — protein MRTILIIGAGRSASSLIQYLLNKSDEENLHLIIGDLSLASAQKKTNNHPNATAIALDIFEKNQRQMLIQKADIVISMLPAHLHIEVARDCIVHKKHLVTASYISDAMQDLDILAKENNLIFMNEVGLDPGIDHMSAMKVINEIRAKGGKMLLFESFCGGLVAPESDTNLWNYKFTWAPRNVVLAGQGGTAKFIQEGTYKYIPYGSLFRRTEFLEVEGYGRFEAYSNRDSLKYLDVYGLKDVLTLYRGTIRKVGFSKAWNMFVQLGMTDDSYVMEGSEDMSYRQFVNSFLPYHPTDSVEIKMRLILKIDQDDIMWDKLLELDLFNPNKKVGLKDATPAQILEKILTDSWTLEPNDKDMIVMYHKFGYELNGKKQQIDSKMVCIGEDQIYTAMAKTVGLPVAITTLLILNGKIKTPGVQLPIREEVYLPILKELEEYGVVFKEQAMHYLGYNP, from the coding sequence ATGAGAACAATTCTAATCATTGGAGCAGGAAGATCAGCTTCGTCATTAATTCAATACCTTTTAAACAAATCTGATGAAGAAAACCTGCATCTTATTATTGGTGATTTGTCATTGGCTTCCGCCCAAAAGAAAACCAATAATCATCCCAATGCTACCGCAATCGCTTTAGATATTTTCGAAAAAAATCAAAGACAGATGCTTATTCAAAAAGCTGACATCGTGATTTCGATGTTGCCTGCACATTTGCATATTGAAGTTGCCAGAGATTGTATTGTGCATAAAAAACATTTAGTAACTGCTTCTTATATTAGCGATGCGATGCAGGATTTGGATATTTTGGCCAAAGAAAATAATTTGATTTTTATGAATGAAGTCGGTCTTGATCCCGGAATTGACCACATGAGTGCGATGAAAGTCATCAACGAAATCAGAGCCAAAGGTGGAAAAATGCTATTGTTCGAATCCTTTTGCGGAGGTCTTGTAGCTCCAGAATCAGATACGAATCTGTGGAATTATAAATTTACTTGGGCGCCTCGAAATGTGGTGCTTGCCGGTCAGGGAGGAACTGCAAAATTTATCCAGGAAGGAACATATAAGTACATTCCTTATGGAAGTTTATTCCGTAGAACCGAATTTTTAGAAGTGGAAGGTTACGGACGATTTGAGGCTTATTCGAACCGTGATTCTCTGAAATATCTTGACGTTTATGGTTTGAAAGATGTGCTAACTTTGTACCGTGGAACCATTCGTAAAGTGGGTTTTTCCAAAGCTTGGAATATGTTTGTTCAACTCGGAATGACAGACGATAGTTATGTTATGGAAGGATCCGAAGATATGAGTTACCGCCAATTTGTAAATTCTTTTTTGCCTTATCACCCAACAGATTCTGTTGAAATCAAAATGCGTTTGATTCTGAAAATCGATCAAGACGATATTATGTGGGATAAATTATTGGAATTGGATTTGTTTAATCCCAATAAAAAAGTAGGTTTAAAAGACGCTACTCCAGCTCAAATTCTTGAAAAAATCCTAACAGATAGCTGGACATTGGAGCCAAATGATAAAGATATGATTGTGATGTATCATAAATTTGGCTACGAATTGAATGGTAAAAAACAGCAAATCGATTCCAAAATGGTTTGCATTGGCGAAGATCAAATCTATACCGCAATGGCGAAAACGGTTGGTTTGCCTGTTGCCATAACAACCTTATTAATCCTGAACGGAAAGATTAAAACACCTGGAGTACAACTCCCAATTCGGGAAGAGGTGTATTTACCTATTTTGAAAGAATTGGAAGAATATGGAGTGGTTTTCAAAGAACAAGCAATGCATTATTTGGGGTATAATCCTTGA
- a CDS encoding DUF423 domain-containing protein, with protein MDKKIISTGAIFGMLAIILGAFGAHALKKVLTIDQLSTFETGVKYQMYHALFLLFIGLSSISQKTKRMICNLVVVGIIFFSGSIYLLATNGLFIPFDFKAIGFITPIGGLFLIISWGVLLVNILKKAPQ; from the coding sequence ATGGACAAAAAAATAATTTCTACGGGAGCAATTTTCGGAATGCTCGCTATCATTTTAGGAGCTTTTGGCGCTCACGCATTAAAAAAAGTTTTAACTATCGATCAGCTTTCTACATTTGAAACCGGAGTGAAATACCAAATGTATCACGCCTTATTTTTATTGTTTATTGGATTGTCTTCCATTTCCCAAAAAACAAAAAGAATGATTTGTAATTTAGTTGTTGTTGGAATCATTTTCTTTTCAGGATCGATTTATTTATTGGCTACCAATGGTCTTTTTATTCCTTTTGATTTTAAAGCAATTGGATTTATTACTCCTATTGGCGGATTATTTTTAATCATTTCTTGGGGAGTTCTTTTGGTTAACATTCTTAAAAAAGCACCTCAATAA
- a CDS encoding phytase encodes MKNTNIISILFLSLFVTSCSNKLAPIRKDAVKPAIVTQTLPHDTDDPAIWINPADATKSIIIGTDKDTDGGLYAFDLNGKIIAKSEVLKRPNNVDIAYGLLIDGKKVDVAVTTERENNRIRIFSLPDLKPIDNGGIAVFDGELLRDPMGISLYTRPSDNAIFAIVGRKSGPSETYLWQYQLTDAGNGKAGANVVRKFGKYSGKKEIEAIAVDNELGVLYYCDEQFGIRKYKADPALNDNTELALFGQKDFKADNEGIAIYKTTAITGYILVSNQQANTFMVYPREGANGNANEYTLLAEIPTSTIECDGADVTALNLGGAFQKGMFVAMSNGMTFHFYNWEDFQKRIDAAKK; translated from the coding sequence ATGAAGAACACTAATATAATCTCAATTCTGTTTTTAAGCCTTTTCGTTACTTCTTGTAGCAATAAGTTGGCACCTATTCGCAAAGATGCCGTCAAACCAGCCATAGTAACTCAAACATTACCGCACGATACAGATGATCCCGCTATTTGGATTAATCCTGCCGATGCTACAAAAAGTATTATTATTGGTACCGATAAAGATACCGACGGTGGTTTGTATGCTTTTGATTTGAATGGAAAAATCATTGCCAAATCAGAAGTTCTAAAAAGACCCAACAATGTAGACATCGCTTATGGTTTGCTAATTGATGGCAAAAAAGTAGATGTTGCTGTAACAACAGAAAGAGAAAATAATCGAATTAGAATTTTCAGCTTACCCGATTTAAAACCAATTGACAATGGAGGAATTGCTGTTTTTGATGGTGAATTGCTACGTGATCCAATGGGGATTTCTTTATATACTCGCCCAAGTGACAATGCTATTTTCGCTATCGTTGGCAGAAAAAGTGGCCCTTCTGAAACCTATTTGTGGCAATACCAATTGACCGATGCAGGCAATGGAAAAGCGGGAGCGAATGTGGTTCGAAAATTCGGTAAATACAGTGGCAAAAAAGAAATCGAAGCCATTGCTGTAGATAATGAATTGGGTGTTCTTTATTATTGCGATGAACAATTCGGAATCAGAAAATACAAAGCCGATCCAGCCTTGAATGATAATACGGAATTAGCTCTTTTTGGTCAAAAGGATTTCAAAGCGGATAACGAAGGAATTGCTATTTATAAAACAACTGCAATAACTGGTTATATTTTGGTATCCAATCAGCAAGCGAATACTTTTATGGTGTATCCAAGAGAAGGAGCAAATGGTAATGCCAATGAATATACGTTATTAGCCGAAATTCCAACTTCTACCATAGAATGCGACGGCGCAGATGTAACGGCATTAAACCTTGGCGGCGCATTTCAAAAAGGAATGTTTGTAGCGATGAGCAACGGAATGACCTTTCATTTTTACAATTGGGAAGATTTTCAAAAACGAATTGATGCTGCTAAAAAGTAA